One Isoptericola dokdonensis DS-3 genomic window, CGTCCGCGGCCGGTGCCAGGCAGAACGCCACGACCGTCGCCATGACGGCGTCCGTCAGCCCGTGGCGCCGGGCGCCCGGTGCGGGAGGGGGCGCGACCAGCAGGTGCATGCCGACGTCGCCGGGCACCGCGTCGTGGACGTCCGTCAGCAGCACCGACGCCGGGTCGTACGTCTCGGTGTACGCCACGGGCTCGTCGTCGAGGCGGACGATCCAGGCGTCCTGGCCGGGATCGGCGGCCACGGTGGCGAGATGCTCGCGCACGTCGTCGACGGTGTGCTCGGCCATGTGCCAGGCCGCCGACGCCGGGTGCGCCAGCCACCGGTGCAGGAGCGCCGCGTCGGTGGCGGGGACGGCCGGGGAGACCGCGAGGTCGCCGACGCGCGTGCGCAGCGTGAACGCCGTCGTCGGCGCGTGCGTCGTCGCGGTCATCGGGCCACCTCCGTCCCGGCCGGCGCCAGGCCGGCCGCACCCGCCGGGACCCCGCCCGGCAGGCCGAACTGCTGGAACGCGATCCGGCGCTCCACGCGGTACGGCTCCCGGCCCGTCACCCGGGCCAGCACCACCGAGTTGCGCCACGGACCGAACCCGAGGTCCGGCGCCGTCACCCCGTGCGAGTGCTCCTCGCCGTTCAGAGTCAGCACCCGGCCGTCGTGGGAGACGACGTAGTCACGGGTCACGTCGAACCGGTCGCGCTCGTCGAGCCGCAGCCGGTCGCGCACCGGGTCCAGGAACGCCGGCACCCCCGCCCCGTACCCCGTCGCCGCGACCACCGAGCGCGTGCGGTGCTCCGCCGTCGTGCCGAGCTGCGCGTGCCGCAACGTCAGCACGACCTCGCACCCGCCGTCGTCGGCCCGCTCCGTGCGCGCCGCCACCACCTCCGTGTCGCTGAGCAGCGTCGTGGGCACCTGCGCGCCCAGCGCGGTGCGGCGGTAGAGGGTGTCGTAGATGTCGTCGATCAGGTCGCCGCTGATCCCCTTGTACAGGGTGCGCTGCTCGCGGCCCACCAGGTCGCGCAGGTCCGGGGCGAGCCCGTGGAAGTGGTCCGTGTACTCCGGCGACGTCATCTCCAGCGTCAGCTTCGTGTACTCCATCGGGAAGAACCGCGGCGACCGCGTCACCCAGTCCAGCCGGTACGGGCCGGCGTCCTCCAGCAGGTCCCGGTACACCTCCGCCGCGGACTGCCCCGACCCGACGACCGTCACCGCGCCCGACGCCCGCAGGGCGTCCCGGTGCGGCAGGTAGTCGGCCGTGTGCACGACCGGCCCGCCGCCCGACCCGGCCGCGTCCCGCGCGAGGTCCGCCAGCGGCGCGGGCAGACGCGGGGTCGTCCCCACGCCCAGCACCACGTGCCGGGTGCGATAGCGCTCGACCCGCACGCCGTCCAGCCCGCCCGTCTCCGCGACCACGACGTACACGTCGTCCGCCGGGTCGTGCTCCACCGCCACCACGCGCCGGCCCCAGCGCAGCGTGCCCAGCCGGCCCGCCACCCAGCGGCAGTACTCGTCGTACTCCGCACGCAGCGGGTAGAACGACTCCCGGACGTAGAACGGGTACAACCGCCCGACGTCCTTGAGGAACGCCAGGAACGAGAACGGCGACGTCGGGTCCGCCATCGTCACCAGGTCCGCGAGGAACGGCACCTGGATCGTCGCGCCCTCGATCATCATCCCCGGGTGCCAGCGGAACTCGTCCGCCTGGTCCAGGAACACGGCGTCCACGTCGTCCAACGGGTCCGCGAGCGCCGCCAGCCCCAGGTTGAACGGGCCGATGCCGATGCCGACGACGTCGTAGGTGTGCTCGCTCATCGGGTCACCTCCGTGGTGGTGCGGTCCAGGTGCGGGTGCACGTCGCGGCAGGGCGGCTCCTGCGCCTCGGCGAGTGCCTCGCCCGCGAGGATGCCGTGCGCGGCGTCGCGGACCAGCGTCAGGACGCGGCGCACGTCCGCCAGGGAGCGGCCCGGGTCCAGCAGGGTCAGCTTGAGGCAGGGTCGGCCGTCGATCACCGTCTTGGCCACGCTCGCCCGGCCCGAGTCGAACAGCACCCGGCGCACCTGCGCCACCAGGGCGTCCGCCTGGGCGTCGGTGACGCCGTCGGGCTGGTACCGGAAGATCACCGTCGACAGGTCCGTCGGGGCGACCAGGCGCAGCTCCGGGTCGCCGTCGAGGTCGGCGTGCACCGCCGTGGCGAGGTCGCAGACCGCATCGACCATCGCGCCGATGCCGTCCGGCCCGATCGCGCGCAGCGTCGCCCACAGCTTCAGCGCGTCGAACCGGCGGGTCGTCTGCAGGGAGCGGTCGACCTGGTTGTCCGGGTCGGCGGCGGGGTTGAGGTAGTCGGCGTGCCATGCGGTGCGCGCCAGGTCGGCATGCTCGCGCACGATCACCGCGCTGGCCGAGACCGGCTGGAAGAACGTCTTGTGGAAGTCGACCGTCACCGAGCGTGCCCGCTCGATCCCCGCGAGCAGGTGGCGGCGCGTCGGCGAGACCAGCAGCCCGCCGCCGTACGCGGCGTCGACGTGGAACCAGACGTCCGCGGCGTCGCACAGGTCCGCCACCGCGGGCAGCGGGTCGATCGTGCCGCGGTCCGTCGTGCCCGCCGTCGCGACGACCGCCATGACGACGTCGCCGACGGCGGCCGTGCGGTCGAGGGCCGCCGCGAGCGCGGCCGGGTCGAGGCGGCCGTCGACGTCCGTGGGGACGGTGACGACGGCGTCGTCCGCGAGGCCCAGCAGCATCGCCGACTTCGCCACGGAGAAGTGGCTCGCGTCCGTGGCGAGGATCCGCAGTCGGGCCTGCAAGCCGGTGCGTGCCAGACCACCCAGGCGGCTGCCGTCCGGGCCGGTCAGCGCCCGCTCCCGCGCCGCGAGCAGGGCGTGCAGATTCGACTGCGTGCCACCCGAGGTGAAGACACCGTCGCCGCGGGCGAAACCGATCCGTTCCGCCGTCCACGCCACCAGCCGGCGCTCCATCAGCGTCGCCACGGTCGACTGGTCATACGTGTCGACGCTCGTGTTGATCGCGGCCAGCATCGCCTCGGCCCCCACCGCGGCGATGTCGACCGGGCAGTTCAGGTGCGCCGCGTACGCCGGGTCGTGGAACCAGACCGCGTGCGTCGCGTACAGGTCGGCCGTCTCCTGCAGCGCGGCGCCGGTACCGACACCCGGGCCGTCCAGGTCGACGGCGTCCACCAGCGCGGCGAGCTCGTCGCGGCTCGCGCCGCTCCACGGCTGGGAGACGGCGGCGAACCGCGCGGCGACGTCGTCGACGACGTCGTGCACGACACGGGCGTACGTCCCCGCCGTCGCACCACGCAGGAGGGTGTCGGTGCTGGTCAGGGTCACGTCGTGCGGGGATCTGGACACGCCGGAGTACCTCCGTGAGAGGGAGAAATGAGGCTAGGCTCGCCTAACGTAGGACGCCCTTCGCGGACTGTCCATCCCTGAGCCACCATGCGAGACCCACAGCCCTGTGACCCTGACCACGACCCCGCGTCAGCAACCGCGCGGCCGGGCGCGAGTCAGCGCACGGCGGCGCGAGTCAGCGCAGGTTTCGCCGAGTCAGCGCGCACTCCGCGTCCGGACGTCGGAGGGTGCCGCGCGTCGTCGCGTTCACGCGCCCCAGGGGGCGCTCCACTTCGGGATTGACGACGACGCGCGGCACCCTCCGACGTCCTTCATCGTCCCGTCCGGTGTCAGACAGGTCGTCCTTGACGCTGACTCGCGACCACTCACGCTGAATCGGCACGACTCGCGCTGACTCGCGTGGGTGAGCGCTGACTCGCGCCGATCTGCGCTGACTGGCTGGAGCCTGCGCTGACTCGCGCCCTGCGTGCTGACTCAGCAGGGGCTCGCACTGACTCGCGGCCCCGTGCGCTGACTCGCAGGCCGTGCGCGGTCGCCCGTGCTGCCCGGCCGGGGGGCGCCGGGCGGGCAGCGGGGCGGGCGGGCGGTGTTGCCTGCTCAGCGAGCGGGGACCGTCGGGGTGGGGAGGTAGACCTCGCCCCCGGCCGCGCGGAACTCCGCGGACTTCGCGGCCATCCCTTCCTGGGCGATCCCGACGACGGCCTGCTGGGCGCCGGCGTCCCCGAACTCGTCGCGGATGTCCTGCGAGATGCGCATCGAGCAGAACTTCGGCCCGCACATCGAGCAGAAGTGCGCCGTCTTCGCGGCCTCGGCCGGCAACGTCTCGTCGTGGTACTCCTCGGCGAGCTCCGGGTCGAGGGACAGGTTGAACTGGTCGCGCCAGCGGAACTCGAAGCGGGCCTTGCTCAGCGCGTCGTCGCGGGCCTGCGCACCGGGGTGACCCTTGGCGAGGTCGGCGGCGTGCGCGGCGATCTTGTAGGTGACGACGCCGGTGCGGACGTCGTCGCGGTTCGGCAGCCCGAGATGCTCCTTCGGCGTGACGTAGCAGAGCATCGCCGTGCCGTAGCGGGCGATCTCGGTGGCACCGATGGCGGACGTGATGTGGTCGTACGCGGGCGCGATGTCCGTCACCAGCGGCCCGAGCGTGTAGAACGGGGCGCCCTCGCACAGCTCCTGCTGGCGCTCGACGTTCTCACGCACCAGGTGGAACGGGACGTGGCCCGGCCCCTCGACCATCACCTGCACGTCGTGGGCCCAGGCCCGCTTGGTCAGCTCGGCGAGCGTGTCGAGCTCCGCGAACTGTGCGGCGTCGTTGGCGTCAGCGATGGATCCCGGTCGCAGCCCGTCGCCGAGGGAGAACGCGACGTCGTAGGCCGCGAAGATCTCGCACAGCTCGTCGTAGTGCGTGTACAGGAAGTTCTCCTGGTGGTGCGCCAGGCACCAGCCCGCCATGATCGACCCGCCCCGCGACACGATTCCCGTCACCCGGTTCGCGGTGAGCGGGACGTACCGCAGCAGCACGCCCGCGTGGACCGTCATGTAGTCGACGCCTTGCTCGCACTGCTCGATCACGGTGTCGCGGTAGATCTCCCAGGTGAGCCGCGACGCGTCGCCGTCGACCTTCTCCAGGGCCTGGTAGATCGGCACCGTGCCGATGGGCACCGGAGAGTTGCGCAGGACCCACTCACGCGTGGTGTGGATGTCGTCGCCGGTGGACAGGTCCATCACGGTGTCGGCGCCCCACCTCGTGGCCCACTGCAGCTTCTCCACCTCCTCCGCGATCGAGGAGTGCACCGCCGAGTTGCCGATGTTCGCGTTGACCTTCACCGTGAACGCCCGGCCGATGATCATCGGCTCCGACTCCGGGTGGTTGACGTTGTTCGGGATGATCGCGCGGCCCGCGGCGACCTCGCTGCGCACCAGCTCGACGTCGACCCCCTCGCGCAGGGCGACGAACCGCATCTCCGGCGTGGCCTCGCCCCGGCGGGCGTAGTGCATCTGCGTGACCTTGCGCCCGGGCAGCGCCCGGCGCGGGGGTCGCGCCTCGCCCTGCCACTCCGCCGACGCCGCGCCTCGACGTCGTGCGCCACGACCGTCGTCGGCGAGGCTGCGGCCCCGACCCTCGTACGTCTCGGTGTCGCGGCGTTCGGCGACCCACGGCGTGCGCAGGCCGGGGATACCGCGGACCGGGTCGCCGCCCGGGCCGTCGGTGCGGTAGACCCGCACGGGCGGGTTGGGGGTCCCGTCCGGGGAGTCCGCCAGGGTGATCTCGGTGACCGGCACCGTGATGCCGGAGTGCTCGCACCGCTCGTAGGCGAGTGCGCGTGCGGGGACGACGTCGTGCTCCATGTGTGCTCCTGCTTCCTACGCCGGCATGACCCGGTCAGGTTCGACGGTCCGGACGGCAGCAGTCCGATCTCAGCCCTTGCCAGGGCACCCGTGGGATCGCACGACAACGTAGCACGGGAGGTCCGCGGCGGGTCGTCCGGGTCCGGGCCGCTACCGGACCTCGACGGCGCCCA contains:
- a CDS encoding lysine N(6)-hydroxylase/L-ornithine N(5)-oxygenase family protein, coding for MSEHTYDVVGIGIGPFNLGLAALADPLDDVDAVFLDQADEFRWHPGMMIEGATIQVPFLADLVTMADPTSPFSFLAFLKDVGRLYPFYVRESFYPLRAEYDEYCRWVAGRLGTLRWGRRVVAVEHDPADDVYVVVAETGGLDGVRVERYRTRHVVLGVGTTPRLPAPLADLARDAAGSGGGPVVHTADYLPHRDALRASGAVTVVGSGQSAAEVYRDLLEDAGPYRLDWVTRSPRFFPMEYTKLTLEMTSPEYTDHFHGLAPDLRDLVGREQRTLYKGISGDLIDDIYDTLYRRTALGAQVPTTLLSDTEVVAARTERADDGGCEVVLTLRHAQLGTTAEHRTRSVVAATGYGAGVPAFLDPVRDRLRLDERDRFDVTRDYVVSHDGRVLTLNGEEHSHGVTAPDLGFGPWRNSVVLARVTGREPYRVERRIAFQQFGLPGGVPAGAAGLAPAGTEVAR
- a CDS encoding pyridoxal phosphate-dependent decarboxylase family protein translates to MSRSPHDVTLTSTDTLLRGATAGTYARVVHDVVDDVAARFAAVSQPWSGASRDELAALVDAVDLDGPGVGTGAALQETADLYATHAVWFHDPAYAAHLNCPVDIAAVGAEAMLAAINTSVDTYDQSTVATLMERRLVAWTAERIGFARGDGVFTSGGTQSNLHALLAARERALTGPDGSRLGGLARTGLQARLRILATDASHFSVAKSAMLLGLADDAVVTVPTDVDGRLDPAALAAALDRTAAVGDVVMAVVATAGTTDRGTIDPLPAVADLCDAADVWFHVDAAYGGGLLVSPTRRHLLAGIERARSVTVDFHKTFFQPVSASAVIVREHADLARTAWHADYLNPAADPDNQVDRSLQTTRRFDALKLWATLRAIGPDGIGAMVDAVCDLATAVHADLDGDPELRLVAPTDLSTVIFRYQPDGVTDAQADALVAQVRRVLFDSGRASVAKTVIDGRPCLKLTLLDPGRSLADVRRVLTLVRDAAHGILAGEALAEAQEPPCRDVHPHLDRTTTEVTR
- the thiC gene encoding phosphomethylpyrimidine synthase ThiC, translated to MEHDVVPARALAYERCEHSGITVPVTEITLADSPDGTPNPPVRVYRTDGPGGDPVRGIPGLRTPWVAERRDTETYEGRGRSLADDGRGARRRGAASAEWQGEARPPRRALPGRKVTQMHYARRGEATPEMRFVALREGVDVELVRSEVAAGRAIIPNNVNHPESEPMIIGRAFTVKVNANIGNSAVHSSIAEEVEKLQWATRWGADTVMDLSTGDDIHTTREWVLRNSPVPIGTVPIYQALEKVDGDASRLTWEIYRDTVIEQCEQGVDYMTVHAGVLLRYVPLTANRVTGIVSRGGSIMAGWCLAHHQENFLYTHYDELCEIFAAYDVAFSLGDGLRPGSIADANDAAQFAELDTLAELTKRAWAHDVQVMVEGPGHVPFHLVRENVERQQELCEGAPFYTLGPLVTDIAPAYDHITSAIGATEIARYGTAMLCYVTPKEHLGLPNRDDVRTGVVTYKIAAHAADLAKGHPGAQARDDALSKARFEFRWRDQFNLSLDPELAEEYHDETLPAEAAKTAHFCSMCGPKFCSMRISQDIRDEFGDAGAQQAVVGIAQEGMAAKSAEFRAAGGEVYLPTPTVPAR